A genomic stretch from Nilaparvata lugens isolate BPH chromosome 8, ASM1435652v1, whole genome shotgun sequence includes:
- the LOC111044534 gene encoding facilitated trehalose transporter Tret1, translating to MFVFFKKSVFRQCLAAFGGSLTAMMAGTSYGWITPILIGLLGPKSEVPMTNDQSSWIISFIELGNLFSPIPAGLLVDRWGRKPCLLITGPIYIASWVLVFTTRSVNVLYLVRILQGMGMGIVYTVLPMYLGEIASPEIRGALSTFLDAMCNTGILFEYCIGPFVSYPSLALISAGVPVVFLLIFPFMPESPYFLLMHNRREAAADSLKWLRGKTDAADVEKELVAMKGSVDEEMKCKSRWRDLVATRVERRALLIAQVVTVSKSLSGIGAVVSYASQTFAKTADGDPTLLLSPDLHTIIMGLTIWLVTFVAAVAVDRCGRRPLLLISSTGCSLFMLATAAYYFVDEKTDFDVDNYSILPFSTISAYCIIFSLGLGPLVPTLQAELFPSNTRGLASGLTSVTDTIASLICMKMYEVIADNVGTFLNFWCFGIFCAIGTVAMYFIVPETKGKTFHEIQMDLSRKELPKEKLVMKNIGNTNKQPTNNIQMYS from the exons GCTCCCTAACGGCTATGATGGCAGGGACATCCTACGGCTGGATAACACCGATCCTGATTGGTCTGCTGGGACCCAAGAGCGAGGTTCCCATGACCAATGACCAGAGCTCTTGGATTATCAGCTTCATCGAACTTGGCAATCTGTTCTCGCCCATACCGGCGGGCTTGCTAGTGGACAGGTGGGGGAGGAAACCCTGCCTCTTGATAACTGGACCTATCTACATTGCTAGCTGGGTTCTGGTGTTCACCACAAG ATCAGTGAACGTCCTCTACCTAGTGCGCATCCTCCAAGGCATGGGCATGGGCATAGTTTACACAGTGCTTCCGATGTACCTGGGCGAGATAGCATCCCCCGAAATTAGGGGAGCCCTCAGCACCTTCCTGGACGCCATGTGCAACACAGGAATCCTGTTCGAGTACTGCATCGGGCCCTTTGTGTCCTACCCCTCTCTGGCCCTAATTTCGGCAGGGGTGCCTGTCGTTTTCCTGCTGATTTTTCCCTTCATGCCAGAGTCCCCCTACTTCCTGCTGATGCACAACAGACGCGAGGCGGCTGCCGACTCCCTCAAATGGCTGCGGGGCAAAACTGACGCCGCAGACGTCGAGAAGGAGCTGGTCGCTATGAAGGGCTCTGTCGATGAGGAGATGAAGTGCAAGAGCCGGTGGCGAGATCTGGTGGCCACTAGG GTAGAACGTCGCGCGCTGCTGATCGCGCAGGTGGTGACCGTTTCTAAGTCGCTGAGCGGCATCGGCGCAGTCGTGTCGTACGCGTCGCAGACGTTCGCCAAGACGGCCGACGGCGACCCGACGCTGCTGCTCAGTCCCGACCTGCACACGATCATCATGGGCCTGACCATCTGGCTGGTCACGTTCGTGGCTGCAGTTGCCGTCGATCGCTGCGGCCGACGACCGCTGCTCCTCATCTCGTCCACCGGCTGCTCCCTCTTCATGCTCGCTACGGCCGCCTACTACTTTGTCGACGAGAAGACCGACTTCGATGTCGACAACTACAGCATTTTACCCTTCTCTACCATCTCTGcctactgtatcatattttcactag GTTTAGGACCACTGGTGCCTACCCTTCAAGCAGAACTATTTCCCTCCAACACGCGAGGGTTGGCCTCTGGTTTAACGTCTGTCACGGACACCATTGCTTCtctaatttgcatgaaaatgtACGAAGTGATTGCTGACAACGTGGGAACTTTTCTGAATTTCTGGtgttttggaattttttgtgcGATAGGTACGGTTGCCATGTATTTTATAGTTCCTGAAACTAAGGGCAAAACCTTCCATGAGATACAGATGGACTTGAGTCGGAAAGAATTGCCCAAGGAGAAACTTGTgatgaaaaatattggaaacaCTAATAAACAGCCAACAAATAATATACAGATGTATAGCTGA